Proteins encoded together in one Marinobacter sp. Arc7-DN-1 window:
- the arsC gene encoding arsenate reductase (glutaredoxin) (This arsenate reductase requires both glutathione and glutaredoxin to convert arsenate to arsenite, after which the efflux transporter formed by ArsA and ArsB can extrude the arsenite from the cell, providing resistance.): MTEPTRIFHNPRCSKSRQTLELLTERGIEPEIIRYLETPPTEQQLEDILAALNLDPRDLMRTREKEYKEQGLDNPDLSREQLIAAMAATPKLIERPIVLANGKAALGRPPENVLSIL; encoded by the coding sequence ATGACAGAACCAACCCGGATTTTCCACAACCCTCGCTGCTCAAAATCCCGCCAAACCCTTGAACTGCTTACCGAACGGGGTATTGAACCGGAGATTATACGCTACCTTGAAACGCCACCGACAGAGCAGCAGCTCGAGGATATTCTTGCTGCACTGAATCTGGATCCCCGTGATCTCATGCGCACCAGGGAAAAAGAGTATAAGGAGCAGGGCCTCGATAATCCCGACCTTAGCCGTGAACAATTAATCGCCGCCATGGCTGCCACTCCAAAATTGATCGAGCGACCAATTGTGCTCGCAAACGGCAAAGCGGCCCTTGGCAGGCCACCGGAAAACGTACTTTCCATTCTCTGA
- a CDS encoding DUF2069 domain-containing protein: protein MLNNPKARYTARATIALYIGVLATLLITTFYPAPVEGVSIPLMLSVKLIPLLAFAVPVVRANNRGYIWMAFVVIFYFTQAVVSAWLSEGAPGPVILTILTFLLFTVAMIHLKVNRPVTN from the coding sequence ATGCTGAACAACCCCAAGGCCCGTTACACTGCCCGGGCAACCATTGCCCTTTACATCGGCGTGCTGGCCACACTATTGATCACCACCTTCTATCCGGCGCCGGTGGAGGGCGTGTCGATTCCACTGATGCTGTCGGTGAAGCTGATTCCGCTGCTGGCCTTCGCCGTACCGGTAGTCCGGGCCAACAACCGGGGCTATATCTGGATGGCGTTCGTGGTGATCTTCTATTTCACCCAGGCGGTCGTTTCGGCCTGGCTCAGCGAAGGCGCCCCCGGACCGGTCATTCTGACGATACTGACCTTCCTGCTGTTCACTGTTGCCATGATTCACCTTAAAGTGAACCGGCCGGTGACGAACTGA